From the bacterium genome, one window contains:
- a CDS encoding thiamine pyrophosphate-binding protein — protein sequence MKVSTFIAQFLKKKNIDTVFELQGGMITCIIDAFHRDGYIKIVSMHHEQAAAMAADAYGRIANKPGVALATSGPGATNLLTGIGNCFFDSVPAIFITGQVNLNEQKGERATRQIGFQETDIVSMAKPITKTTYVIKTAKEIPRVFEEAYKITLSGRPGPVLIDIPMNIQNEEVEAFSVTDSDLPAVATNSTGHEAYFQRYLMALKSSKRPLILVGRGLRASGSEGRFLEFMNKCHIPVVTSLLGFDVLPYQHSERIGFIGTYGNRWANYALGSCDLLLVLGSRLDLRQTGSDIDSFRRDKAIYHVDIDEAELNNRVTECITLKSDLSEFFSRIENCDCSYNAPREWIRAIEEKRQTCLDTSELKGITGINPNTFIHKLSHASHEARVFTADVGNNQMWCAQSLELVNNQMFLTSGGMGAMGYALPAAIGASITLGNAPVVAIAGDGGFQINVQELQTIRRNNLPIKIVILNNHCLGMIRQFQDSYFGSCYQSTVWGYTAPNFSKIALAYGIESCSINRPEEIGEGLEKLWENPVQPFLLEVSVDIHTNVSPKMRFGSSMTKMEPSR from the coding sequence ATGAAAGTTTCAACTTTTATCGCACAGTTTCTGAAAAAGAAAAATATTGATACCGTGTTTGAATTACAGGGTGGCATGATTACATGCATCATTGATGCTTTTCATCGCGACGGTTACATCAAGATTGTGAGTATGCACCACGAACAGGCCGCCGCAATGGCTGCCGATGCATATGGGCGAATTGCAAATAAGCCGGGGGTCGCGCTCGCTACCAGTGGTCCCGGCGCAACAAATCTTCTGACCGGAATTGGTAATTGTTTTTTTGATTCAGTGCCAGCCATTTTTATTACAGGCCAAGTAAATTTAAACGAGCAAAAAGGCGAGCGCGCTACGCGGCAAATAGGTTTTCAGGAAACTGACATCGTGAGTATGGCAAAGCCAATTACCAAAACAACTTATGTGATAAAAACAGCCAAAGAGATTCCTCGAGTATTTGAAGAAGCCTATAAAATCACACTGTCAGGCAGACCGGGGCCAGTTCTTATTGATATTCCAATGAATATTCAGAATGAAGAAGTGGAAGCTTTTTCGGTTACTGACTCGGATCTTCCGGCAGTGGCTACAAACTCAACGGGGCACGAAGCTTACTTTCAGCGCTATCTTATGGCTTTGAAAAGTAGCAAGCGTCCATTGATTCTGGTGGGTAGGGGGCTCCGGGCATCCGGATCGGAAGGGCGCTTTTTGGAATTTATGAATAAATGCCACATCCCCGTGGTTACATCCCTGTTGGGTTTTGATGTATTGCCCTATCAACATTCCGAGCGGATAGGGTTTATTGGTACCTATGGTAATCGCTGGGCTAATTACGCATTAGGTAGTTGCGATTTGCTCCTTGTGTTGGGCAGTCGACTAGACCTGCGGCAGACAGGCTCTGATATCGATTCCTTTCGGAGAGACAAAGCTATTTACCATGTCGACATCGATGAGGCTGAATTGAATAATCGGGTTACTGAGTGTATCACATTAAAAAGTGATCTGTCTGAATTCTTTTCGCGAATCGAAAACTGTGATTGTTCTTACAACGCTCCCCGGGAATGGATACGGGCGATCGAAGAAAAAAGGCAAACCTGCCTGGATACGAGCGAGCTCAAAGGGATAACAGGCATTAATCCCAATACTTTCATCCATAAACTTTCGCACGCCTCACATGAGGCCAGAGTATTTACTGCAGATGTTGGCAATAACCAGATGTGGTGCGCCCAGTCTTTGGAGTTGGTCAATAATCAGATGTTTCTGACCTCGGGAGGCATGGGGGCAATGGGGTATGCGTTACCTGCCGCTATTGGAGCCTCTATCACCCTGGGTAATGCGCCTGTAGTAGCGATTGCTGGTGATGGCGGGTTTCAGATCAATGTTCAGGAATTACAAACCATTCGGAGGAACAATCTTCCAATTAAAATTGTAATTCTCAATAACCACTGCCTCGGCATGATCCGCCAATTTCAGGACAGTTACTTTGGCAGCTGTTATCAATCAACAGTTTGGGGATACACGGCACCCAATTTTTCTAAAATAGCTTTGGCCTATGGTATTGAGTCCTGCTCCATCAACAGACCAGAGGAGATTGGAGAGGGATTGGAAAAACTTTGGGAAAATCCCGTTCAACCTTTTTTACTGGAAGTATCGGTCGATATTCACACCAATGTTTCCCCTAAAATGAGGTTTGGTAGCTCAATGACGAAAATGGAGCCTTCGAGATAA
- a CDS encoding glycosyltransferase family 4 protein has translation MKKLVWICWKDIHHPEAGGAELVTHEISKRLVGDGWEVIHLVPGFNDCSPTELIDGVRVIRIGHSILAFYRLPFYYWKHLRATTTVLVDSFISVGSFACLTMKPDRAALIIYHIEDVKWFTQTRVYGVPRWIMPLINVSGYFVEKLQLMLLAVFFQGRVLTISESTAKELVHHGFKRDKISLITMGATCKPLMNLSDSLAKEPSFTVLLLGPRKGKRPLHTVKAFEILSRQHPDVHLWVAGWGNEGELVRRYVEKKDIRNVRFWGRVSDAQRDELMQKAHILCTSPIREGWGLVVIEANAMGTPVIAYDVPGLRDALAFNNGWLSVSTPQGMADRLEEALNLWLCRRTEYDALRQRCLYCARVFSFEKTYDDYNNALGI, from the coding sequence ATGAAGAAGCTTGTTTGGATATGCTGGAAAGACATCCATCACCCAGAAGCGGGTGGGGCTGAACTAGTCACTCACGAGATATCAAAACGTTTGGTGGGCGACGGGTGGGAGGTAATCCATCTCGTCCCCGGCTTCAATGATTGTTCGCCGACGGAACTGATTGATGGAGTCCGGGTCATCCGTATCGGGCACAGCATCCTGGCTTTCTATCGTCTGCCTTTTTACTATTGGAAACATCTTAGGGCGACTACGACTGTTTTGGTGGATTCCTTTATCAGCGTTGGGAGTTTTGCGTGCCTGACGATGAAGCCGGACCGGGCGGCGCTGATCATTTATCATATCGAAGATGTGAAATGGTTCACACAGACCCGTGTGTACGGAGTTCCCCGCTGGATCATGCCTCTGATTAATGTGTCAGGGTATTTTGTTGAAAAGCTTCAACTGATGCTCCTCGCGGTATTTTTTCAGGGAAGGGTTCTGACGATTTCGGAATCGACCGCAAAGGAGTTGGTGCACCACGGTTTTAAACGGGACAAAATCAGCCTCATCACCATGGGCGCCACCTGCAAGCCCCTGATGAATTTGTCCGATTCCCTGGCCAAGGAGCCAAGCTTTACCGTATTGTTGCTTGGGCCTCGTAAAGGAAAGCGGCCACTGCATACTGTCAAGGCCTTTGAAATCCTGAGCCGTCAGCATCCCGATGTGCATCTTTGGGTGGCCGGGTGGGGAAATGAGGGTGAGCTCGTGCGGCGGTATGTTGAAAAAAAGGATATTCGGAATGTGCGGTTCTGGGGGCGTGTCTCAGACGCGCAGCGGGATGAGCTGATGCAAAAAGCACATATCCTTTGCACGTCGCCCATTCGGGAAGGCTGGGGGCTGGTAGTGATTGAAGCCAATGCCATGGGAACCCCGGTGATTGCCTACGATGTGCCCGGCTTGCGGGACGCCTTGGCGTTTAACAATGGGTGGTTGTCAGTTTCAACTCCCCAGGGAATGGCGGACAGGCTGGAAGAGGCTTTGAATCTGTGGCTATGCCGCCGCACAGAGTATGATGCTTTGCGCCAAAGGTGTTTGTATTGTGCACGAGTGTTTTCATTCGAGAAGACCTATGATGATTATAATAATGCCTTGGGCATATGA
- a CDS encoding IS1634 family transposase produces the protein MFLQKIPRKKGDEVYDYWALTKTVRTANGPRHQIVSYLGKLNDGEQEYYHSWDDIAALLDGRRGAVQGDLFERPKPIPEWREINVSGIEVKRVREFGQVWAALAVWRRLALDKLFAGLMPEGREDIRWDLIACVLTAAKFCEQDTENAVAGEWLPHAALCDVLGLDEEKVNLTRMYRGLDEILAHKDAVCAHLQSRWGEWFGTKLDFMLYDVTSSYFEGECKINPLAQRGYSRDNRPDCKQVCIGLVVTPDGMPVGYEVFAGNRADTTTTQDIVSLMEEKYGHANRVWVTNRGMSSEEDIAYLEGRESFYLMGASRSLLKQYEAEFHDGGGWQPIREGLTSNLSRGPGTRPKRRSQSSRASADYVSGILQRLNILNVKCCSTKRVRRAASP, from the coding sequence ATGTTTTTACAAAAGATTCCCCGAAAGAAAGGCGACGAGGTCTACGACTACTGGGCTTTGACGAAGACCGTCCGAACCGCGAACGGCCCACGGCATCAGATAGTGTCCTATCTGGGGAAGCTCAATGACGGGGAGCAGGAATATTATCACTCGTGGGATGACATCGCCGCATTGCTGGACGGGCGAAGGGGCGCTGTGCAGGGTGATTTGTTCGAGAGGCCGAAGCCTATTCCCGAATGGAGAGAGATCAATGTCAGCGGGATAGAGGTAAAAAGGGTCAGGGAATTCGGCCAGGTCTGGGCGGCGCTGGCCGTCTGGCGGAGGCTCGCGCTGGACAAGCTGTTCGCAGGGCTGATGCCGGAGGGCCGCGAGGATATCCGATGGGATCTAATCGCTTGCGTCCTGACGGCCGCGAAGTTCTGCGAGCAGGACACGGAGAACGCGGTGGCGGGCGAATGGCTGCCCCACGCGGCGTTGTGCGATGTGCTGGGGCTTGACGAGGAAAAGGTGAACCTGACGCGGATGTACAGGGGGCTTGATGAGATACTCGCCCACAAGGACGCGGTCTGCGCCCACCTTCAGTCGCGCTGGGGCGAATGGTTCGGAACCAAGCTCGACTTCATGCTGTACGACGTGACGAGTTCCTACTTCGAGGGGGAGTGCAAGATCAATCCTCTGGCTCAGCGGGGCTATTCGCGCGACAACCGACCTGACTGCAAACAGGTGTGCATCGGCCTGGTCGTGACGCCCGATGGCATGCCGGTCGGCTACGAGGTTTTCGCAGGGAACCGTGCGGACACGACGACGACGCAGGATATCGTGAGCCTCATGGAGGAGAAATACGGGCACGCCAATCGTGTTTGGGTGACGAACCGGGGGATGTCCAGTGAAGAGGACATCGCGTACCTCGAAGGGCGGGAATCCTTCTATCTGATGGGCGCGTCCCGCAGCCTGCTAAAGCAATACGAAGCCGAGTTCCATGACGGTGGCGGCTGGCAGCCCATCCGCGAGGGTCTTACGTCAAACTTGTCAAGGGGGCCGGGAACCCGTCCAAAAAGACGCAGTCAGTCCAGCAGGGCGTCGGCAGACTACGTGAGCGGTATCCTTCAGCGTCTAAACATTTTGAATGTGAAGTGCTGTTCAACGAAAAGAGTGAGGCGTGCGGCATCGCCCTGA
- a CDS encoding dTDP-4-dehydrorhamnose 3,5-epimerase family protein — MKRHETTIPGCYVLEPYVSGDMRGTFVKMFREDWFRNLHLPIRYEEMFYTVSHERVLRGMHFQVPPHDHDKLVFCLSGCVLDVVVDLRVDTTSYGKHHILHLSADKPVALFIPRGLAHGFYVLQGPAVLCYWVTHGYVPEADQGIHWNSLGINWPDPEPVVSQRDNGLVQFEHFTSPFTWKLAEDR, encoded by the coding sequence GTGAAGAGGCACGAGACAACAATTCCTGGATGTTATGTCTTAGAACCGTATGTGTCCGGGGATATGCGAGGCACCTTCGTAAAGATGTTTCGTGAGGATTGGTTTCGGAACTTGCATCTTCCGATACGGTACGAGGAGATGTTCTACACGGTATCTCATGAGCGGGTTTTGCGGGGTATGCATTTCCAGGTTCCTCCCCATGATCATGACAAGCTCGTATTCTGCTTGAGCGGGTGTGTGCTTGACGTGGTTGTGGATCTGCGTGTGGACACGACTTCCTATGGCAAACACCATATCCTGCACTTGTCAGCAGATAAGCCTGTCGCACTGTTTATCCCACGAGGCCTTGCTCACGGCTTTTATGTGCTGCAGGGCCCAGCGGTTCTCTGTTATTGGGTGACACATGGATATGTACCGGAAGCGGATCAGGGCATTCATTGGAATTCATTGGGAATCAATTGGCCCGATCCGGAACCAGTCGTGTCTCAACGTGATAATGGCCTTGTCCAATTTGAGCACTTTACCAGTCCATTTACTTGGAAATTAGCGGAAGACAGGTAG
- a CDS encoding NAD(P)-dependent oxidoreductase has translation MPRALITGATGFIGSRLTQALTCRGWATHAIIRPTSDLDRVAKWLGGAVLHPCELSFQSVRDAAREAAPDIVFHLATLFKAEHKPNEVGDLVKSNVEFGAYVLESLKETPNVPFVNIGTSWQYFHSNTYLPACLYAATKQAFMDVMQYYVSAVGQKAMTLTLLDTYGPFDHRMKLFYQLRLASLGAEPLSMSPGEQKLDLVYISDVVEAFLLLADRILRGQELCCGETYRVTSGRSYSLKEIVAIYEKASGRKVPVNWGARSYRPREIMSPWEGGRILPGWSARVGLLEGIALMEWIESGDAKTAR, from the coding sequence ATGCCGCGAGCATTGATAACAGGGGCTACAGGTTTTATCGGTTCGAGATTGACACAGGCGCTCACTTGCCGTGGATGGGCCACGCATGCGATAATTAGACCTACATCAGACCTTGATCGAGTTGCAAAATGGCTGGGTGGGGCGGTTCTGCATCCGTGCGAGTTGTCGTTTCAGTCGGTACGAGATGCCGCTCGAGAAGCCGCTCCTGACATAGTGTTTCATCTCGCTACATTGTTCAAGGCTGAACACAAGCCCAATGAAGTCGGGGATCTGGTGAAGAGTAACGTTGAATTTGGCGCCTATGTTCTAGAGTCCCTCAAGGAGACCCCGAATGTGCCCTTTGTGAACATAGGTACGTCATGGCAGTATTTCCACAGCAACACATATCTTCCCGCATGCCTGTATGCCGCCACGAAGCAGGCTTTCATGGATGTCATGCAATACTATGTTTCGGCTGTCGGGCAAAAGGCGATGACACTGACATTGTTAGACACGTATGGCCCATTCGATCACAGGATGAAGCTCTTTTACCAACTTAGGTTGGCCTCGCTAGGTGCCGAACCCCTCAGCATGTCTCCAGGTGAACAGAAACTAGATTTGGTATATATCAGCGACGTTGTCGAGGCTTTTTTGCTCCTAGCGGACAGGATCCTACGTGGTCAAGAGTTGTGTTGCGGGGAGACGTACCGTGTGACATCTGGCAGATCATATTCTCTGAAAGAAATAGTGGCCATCTATGAAAAGGCAAGCGGGAGGAAAGTTCCTGTGAACTGGGGTGCTCGCTCCTATAGGCCGCGTGAGATCATGTCGCCCTGGGAGGGTGGCCGGATCTTGCCTGGATGGTCGGCACGGGTTGGACTGCTTGAGGGGATTGCCCTGATGGAGTGGATAGAATCTGGCGACGCGAAAACTGCCCGTTGA
- a CDS encoding glycosyltransferase family 4 protein produces MNESIDREMKILVLNNGYLTDVPSGGDKHLLDLGEELSSRSKVTIILPQFATQLVANGIRIRSYWSWRPRSVCGIIFSYLFRAISASWLALLEKADIVLSSSGPIDILPALLNRWKCGACVVVYPFHLVPRRKAGSFVKKFQYSVSLLAQEIALLMMRRADVVFTDNSIVKNELASHGIPPWRIHVQRPVVNVEQVRNAPALRQYQVLFIGRMVRNKGIYDLVSALQKVPVTAGIIGDGEERISLQEHVKALGISDRVKVLGALPFDKMYSLLRGCDLFVFPSYEEGYGIAVAEAIAAGKPVIAYDLAHYGEVFNESLITVPIGDVSKLSEKIGDFFEKRIDVDAICQKYQGVRLASKADAADYEMNIILRARG; encoded by the coding sequence GTGAACGAAAGCATCGACAGAGAAATGAAAATTCTGGTTCTCAATAATGGTTACCTGACTGATGTTCCAAGTGGTGGGGACAAGCATCTGTTGGACTTAGGCGAAGAGTTATCGAGTCGATCTAAGGTTACGATCATATTGCCACAATTTGCTACCCAACTTGTTGCAAATGGGATTCGCATACGTTCTTATTGGTCTTGGCGGCCGCGCTCAGTGTGCGGCATCATATTTTCGTATCTGTTTAGGGCAATATCCGCTTCCTGGTTGGCTTTATTGGAAAAGGCGGACATTGTGCTATCGTCTTCAGGGCCGATCGATATATTGCCAGCTTTGTTAAACCGGTGGAAATGTGGCGCCTGTGTAGTGGTCTATCCTTTTCATTTAGTACCTCGCCGCAAGGCGGGCAGTTTTGTGAAAAAGTTTCAATATAGTGTCTCTTTATTGGCTCAAGAAATTGCGCTTTTGATGATGCGCCGGGCGGATGTGGTATTTACGGATAACAGCATTGTAAAAAATGAATTGGCCAGTCATGGGATACCGCCATGGCGTATACATGTGCAACGACCCGTTGTAAATGTCGAGCAAGTGCGCAACGCGCCTGCACTGCGGCAGTACCAGGTGCTTTTCATAGGGCGAATGGTGCGTAATAAGGGGATATATGACTTGGTAAGTGCCCTTCAGAAGGTTCCAGTCACTGCGGGGATAATTGGCGATGGGGAAGAACGAATCTCTTTGCAGGAGCATGTAAAGGCTTTGGGTATTAGTGACCGAGTGAAAGTATTAGGAGCACTCCCTTTTGATAAAATGTACTCCCTTTTGAGGGGGTGCGATCTATTTGTGTTTCCAAGTTATGAGGAGGGATATGGGATCGCCGTTGCCGAGGCGATCGCCGCCGGGAAGCCTGTGATCGCATATGATTTGGCACATTACGGAGAAGTGTTCAATGAGAGTCTTATTACTGTTCCCATTGGGGATGTAAGCAAACTCTCTGAAAAAATTGGTGATTTCTTTGAAAAACGAATTGATGTCGATGCTATTTGTCAAAAATATCAAGGTGTTCGTTTAGCATCCAAGGCGGATGCCGCAGATTATGAGATGAACATTATCCTTCGTGCGCGTGGGTAA